In Candidatus Syntrophosphaera sp., the genomic stretch CAGAACGAAGGCGGCAAAACAATCTCCGGCTCCCGGATAGGTTCCGCCGCGGATGATGTAGGGATAGCTTTTCAGGGTCCCGTCGCCGGAATTGAAATAGCGCACCTCCAAACGTCCGGGATCATCTCCCGGCACAGATGTGACGACTATCTGCCTGGGCCCCAGGGCGCTTATCCTGCGGCACCAATCCAGGAAGGTCGCATCATCGAAACCGGCTGAGGGGTCTGCCCCCGCCAGCCAGGCCGCTTCGGAATAATTCGGGGTGATCAGGTCCGCCTTGCCCACCAGTTCGCGCATGGCGCGAACAATGCCCGCGTCAAAGCAGGAATACAGCTTTCCGCCATCTCCCATAACCGGGTCCACCAGCACGAAAGTGCCCTCATCCCGGAGTTGGTCGATGATCCCGGCGATCCGGCCGGCCTGCCGCGCCGAGGAGAGAAAGCCGCTGTGGATGGCGCTGAAGCGCAGGCCCAGGTCCTTCCAGTGGCCTGCGAGCCGCTCCAGATGGGGATCCATGTCCACCCAATGGGCGTCCGGATAATCCGTGTTGGCGGAAAGGATCGCCGTGGGCAGGACGCAAACCCTGATCCCAAGACGGTACATGATGGGGATCTCCGCCAGCAGCGAGGTGTGGCCGAATCCGCTCAGGTCCTGGATCGCCAGGATCCTTTTACAGCTGTTGTTTATCATCTCTTCAAACCTGTGGATGTCTGTTTTAAGCAATATGGGGCTGAGGCCGCTTTTGGTCAAGCACTATTTCGCCCGGAAAGGCAGATGTAAAACCGTGGGCTTGGTGGACGGCGCCTTGCTCTTTGTCCTTGACAGCAATATGGTTGCTTTTAGCATTGTAAAAAATCAGATCTTCAGGAGGATCATCCGGCCTATGATGAAGCAAACGCTTGCCCTGCTTATGGTTATGGCGCCGCTGCTGCTGAGCGCCTGGGCGAACTACACTACTCTGTCCACTCCCGATTTTGAGGTCTATTTCCGCAAGGGCTGGGAAACCGAGGCCAAGAACATCCTCCAGGCCCTGGAATTCAGCCGCCCCTACGTGGAAAGCCTGACCGGGCACAGGCCCGCCAGGGTTCCCGTCGTCCTTTCCGACATGGGGATCATGGTCAACGGCTATGCCAACCCGGTGGGCGCCAAAATGGGCCTCTTCGCCTATCCCCCATCCTCGGGCGAACTCGCTCTGGGAGAGGATTGGTGGCAGTTCGTGGGGGTGCATGAATACATCCACATGGCCCAGATGACCCGCACTTCCGGAGAGCCGGCTTTGCTGCGCGCCCTGTTCGGCAACATCCTCTATCCCAATCTCTACCAGCCGATGTGGATGACTGAGGGGATCACTGTTTACGGGGAATCACAGCTCTCGGAATACACGGGCAGACTGAATTCCGGGACCTATCCGGCCATCATCAATGCCCTGGCCCGCGAAGGCAGGCTCCCCTCACCCGGAAAGGCTTGTTATTACAGCCATAGCGACCCCCTGGGCAACTATTACGTCTATGGCTCCAGCTTCCATCAATATCTGTCCGATACCTACGGCGAGGATAAATTTGCCGTCCTCTATGGCGAAACCTCGGCTTCCCTCACCTCCTATCTGAACCCTCTCTCCTCCTCGCTTTCACTGGATAGGTCCTACAAAACCG encodes the following:
- a CDS encoding pyridoxamine kinase, which gives rise to MINNSCKRILAIQDLSGFGHTSLLAEIPIMYRLGIRVCVLPTAILSANTDYPDAHWVDMDPHLERLAGHWKDLGLRFSAIHSGFLSSARQAGRIAGIIDQLRDEGTFVLVDPVMGDGGKLYSCFDAGIVRAMRELVGKADLITPNYSEAAWLAGADPSAGFDDATFLDWCRRISALGPRQIVVTSVPGDDPGRLEVRYFNSGDGTLKSYPYIIRGGTYPGAGDCFAAFVLAGVVNGYELTDSIRAAVEIMSLATGLEPSLGHDWREGIELEQVLDLDLEIYYRI